Genomic DNA from Nomascus leucogenys isolate Asia chromosome 10, Asia_NLE_v1, whole genome shotgun sequence:
AGAGGGAGGCTCTGCACACTCTACTTCCTGCCCCTAGAGTCTTACAGGTAGGTCCCCATGCCTGCCCTGAAACTTGACTCCATGTTCCCCACCCACAGGGAATCTAGACATGATAACTACACTATCTCCGCTCACCAATACCCTCAGGTGTCCACAACCACAGCGTCCTGCACTCCtggctgcctttcttttttttttttttttttctgagacagagtcccactctgttgcccaggctggagtgcagtggcacaatcttggctcactgcaacctctgcctcccaggttcaaatgattctcctgcctcagcctcctgagtagctgggactacaggcatgcatcaccacgcccggctaatctttttgtatttttagtagagatggggtttcactatgttagccaggctggtctcaaactcctgacattaggtgatccgcccgcctcggcctcccaaagtgctgggattacaggagtgagccaccatgcccagccctttttttttttttttttttttttttttgagacagtgtctctgtggcccaggctggagtccagtggcaagatcatagctcactgcagcctcaccttcccaggctccagtgattctcccacctcagcctcccgagtaacagaccacaggcatgtgccactatgcccagctattttttttttttttttgtagagatggggtcctactatgttgcccaggctggtctcaaactcctgcactcaaatgatcctcctgacTATCAGTCTTCTTGCTGGTGGATCCAGTGGCTATTTCCTGGTCCCTCTTATGTGACTTTTGGCATCATCTCCCTTGTCTGTCCACTCCCTTCACCTCCCTGCTATCTCACATACctgcttcttttcctctgttACTCTTCATGCATTGTCCTCCCTGGGCTCTCTGGAGGCcaagagatatttcttttcttttttttttttttttgagatggagtctcgctcttgtcacccaggctgctggaggctggagtgcaatggcatgatctctgctcaatgcaaactccacttcctgggttcaagctattctccctccctaagcctcctgagtagatgggattacagacatgcccccacacccggctaatttttgtatcattagtagatatggggtttcgccattttggccaggctggtcttgaactcctgacctcaggtgatacacctgcctcagcctcccaaagtgctgggattacaggcgtaagccactgcacctggcctggaggccaggggatttttttttgtttttttttttttgagacagagtctcgctctgtcgcccaggctggagtgcagtggtgcgatctcggctcactgcaagctccgcctcctgggttcacgccattctcctgcctcagcctcctgagtagctgggactacgggcgcccgccaccacacccggctaattttttgtatttttagtagagacgggatttcactgtgttagccaggatggtctccaactcccgacttcgtgatccaccctccttggcctcccaaagtgctgggattacaggcatgagccaccgtgcctggcagaggCCAAGCGATCTTTCTAAAGCCAAACCTGaccctgtctctccctctgcctaGAACCTGTCATGGCTCCCCAATGTCCCTGGTAGAGTCTGAGCACCCCCAAACTTGGCACCCACAATCCTGCATGACCTAATCATGCCCACTGCTCCTACCTTCTCTTACTTAGCTCAGATCTCAGATAGATCcaagttcaaattctggctttacAACTTCCTAGCTGGGTGACTATGAGCATGAAAATTTGCCTCCTTGAACCCTAAGTTCCTCCTTCACAAAATAAGGACAGTAATCCCCACTTCCCAGCCACGTCTTCAGCATTCAGTACACTAACACTCAGAAGGCCACATGCAATGGCTCCTGCCTATAACAccaaagctttgggaggctgaggtaggaggattgctggagcccaggagttcaggaccagcctgggcaacatagcaagaccctgtctctacaaaaaattttaaaaattagccaggcatggtggtgcgtgccagtACTCCCAGGTATTCcgtaagctgaggcaggaggactgctggagcctaggagttgagGCTGCGAAGtcagccatgatcgtgccactgcactccagcctgggcaacaagagcagcaagactctgtctcaaaaaaagaaagaaagaaagaaatctaccAAAAAAGCATCAGAAGCCCCATCTTTCCCTTCTAGGCCTTTGCACGGGCTGTTCCCTCAGCCTGCAACAGTATTCCCTACCTTCTCACTAAGTTCTCTCCTCATCCCTCAGGTCTCAATGTTCCCTCTCCAGTGAGCCCTCTCTGACCCCTTGGGCTGCATCAGGTTCCTCCTGGATTGGATTTGCCCTCTAGGCTTCCCCAAGCACAATCTGAGCACGCTCTGCTCACTCTTCCCCTCACCAGAGTCCTAGACCCTCGGCCTGCACTGCCCCCATCACAACCCATCACTCTGCCCTGAGCTTCCCCTCTCCCAGCCATCACCAGTCTGAACTGTCACTGTCTGGGAACTTGTGTCTCCTCCATcagactgtgagctccatgagggcagaaacTGGAACTGATTCGGTCACCACTGTGCCTCAAAGTCAGGCTTAGAGGGGCCTTGGCCCATAGAGGTCGTAGGAATCCCCACCCAGGAAGACAGCTGGGGTGTCACTCACGGAACATGGCGTCCAGCCGGACCAAGCAGCTAATGAAGTTGTCAAAATCCATGTTCCCACTTTCATCTGAGTAGCGTCGGATGATCATGTTATAGAGATGCTCATTCAGGTGGAACCCTGAGATGGATTTAGTTCTTCAGGTGTGGGGGCCACATGGCCCAACCCACTCCCATGCCCAGGAGTCAGGCCCAGACCAGCTGAGTAGAGGTTTTCTCACCCATCCAACTTCCAGCCCCAGCATATCCCTGCCAGCCATACCTGCCGCCTCAAAGGCCCCTGGGAGTTCACTACTGCAAATGGTCCCTGATCGGTCAGTGTCGAACTGTTTGTATATGGCCTGTGGGGACAGAGAGATTGGGTCCAAGTGAGCATTGTGGGGCATGGTGTCTCCATGGCTTGGGGGTCTGGGTGCCAGGGATTTCAGAGGTTGCTACACACCTGCCACCTTTTGATGTTGTTCCACAAGTACTTGAATTCCTCAAAGCCCAGCTTGCCTGTGGTGTCGCTCTGGTGGGAGGGTGTTAAGAAGAGTGACAGCTACACCCAGATGCACGCATCACATGCATTGTGGACACGATGGTGATACAGCAAGCAGGGCAGCCAGGGCTGAAACTCCAGTTCCTGCTTGGTCCTAGTCATATCACCTGGTGTgcggttttatttttcattttatccatACATATTGTCACttgtatttctaaataagaaTTCTCTTTAAACATAACCATGAGGAATTATATTCAACTACTCTAAAGTACAAATTCCTTGCCTGACGAGTTGTTAATTGCTCATTCAGAAAATTCttaataggctgggcatggtggctcccgcctgtaatccagcactttgggaggccgaagcaggaggttcacttgaggtcaggagttcgagaccagcctggccaacacgatgaaatcccatctctactaaaaatacaaaaattggccaggcgtagtggcgcacacctgtaatcccagctattcgggaggctgagggaggagaattgtttgaacctaggaggcagagtttgcagtgagccaagatggcaccactatacttcagcctgggaaacaaagcaagactgtctcaaaataaaaaaaaaaaaagaaagaaagaaaagaaaattcttgacAGTAACTCAATTTCATAAATGTTAGGACGTGAAAAACAAgtatgtggccaggcatggtggttcatgcctgtaatcccagcactttgggaagccaaggcaggtggatcgcttgaactcaggaacaTCACTTTCTCACTAAATCCTTGGGACACCAATTCTACCAGGACTATttccagagaagaaaacattcaaaGCTGAAAACTCTACCCAAGATCATAGTTAAGAGCTAACGTGTACTGACCACATACTATGCACTATATACTGTGCTAAATCTTTTGCATGTAGTTCCAATTCAGTATCACCATTATCActcacccattttacagatacagaaattgaggcacagagaggttcaatAACCTCGTTAAGAGGTAGAGTTGGGATTGCTTCACTCTATGCAATATGTCTATGATTACAtgacatgtatatatgtgtgtgtctgtttgccCTATGTGTTAAATGTgcatgaggccaggcgcagtatctcaagcctgtaatcccaacactttgggaggccaaggcgggaggattgcttgaggtcaggagtttgagacttgccAGGTCAATATAGTGAAAGCTTTTctctataaaatagtttttaaaacaaaaataaataaaaatatgcatgtatCCAAGATCAGCTAATGGTTGGCCCATGTACAGATACACGTGTGTTCCTGTGTGCACTGCCTCATACATGTTCACGTATGTGGGTGTGCTtttaggtgtatgtgtgtgtatatgtgcatgtggcTGTTATAAACGTGGGTTCTCAAGCCCAAAAGACCTGAgtccacaggctggagtgcaatgacgaaacctctgctcactgcaacctccgcctcccaggttcaagcgattctgctgcttgagtagctgggactcctgagtagctgggacgcccgagtagctgggactacaggtgcgcaccaccacgcccggctaatttttgtatttttaatagagatggggtttcaccgtgttggccaggctggtctcaaactcctgacctcaggtgatctgcccacctcggcctcccaaagtgttgggattacaggcatgagccaccacgcctgacctttATCTATAACTTGAGACAAATGACTGCTTTTTccaggaaactgagcctcagtttcctcatctgtaaaatggaatataatAATTGTGCCTGTCCAACAGGGTGGTTGTGACGGTTCGGTCACTTTATATAATTAAAGTGCCAGCTGTGACAGCTGGCATTGTTATGATTTACTGCCACATGTCTGTAGGTGAGTGTGTTCTGATGAATGCATTTCCACATCTGTGGGTATGAAAGCTACACGTTGGCTTCCCAAACATACTCTCAAAAAACTCCCTGTGCACCCAGGGCCTCTCCCACTGCCCCCAAGGATACATCCATCACGGCCACCATGCTGCGACACGTGTCAATGCCAAAACCATCAGTCTTCAGATCAGGGTCTGTGGGCAACAGGTTGAAAGTCAGAGGCCAGAGGTCAAATCCATTCTGGCCCTTCTGCTGCTAAACCTACCCTATTCCTGGACCCCGGTCACTTACGTCGTGTCACAACCTTATTGAGAATGTTCATGAGTTCTGTGGCGCTGACCTCCATGTCCTGCAGGCGGAAGTTAGGGGCAGGTCAGGGATGACTGAAAGGGGTCTGAGAATGTCATGGAGAATGGGAACACTGGGATTGTCACAGTCAAGGGTGTGTGTGCAAGGGCAGCCACAAGGGAAGGGATGGAAGGGTTAGGACGGGGCCAGGGACCCCAGGTTACTTACATCTCCAGCCAGCTGGGCAAAAAGTCTCCGGAACTGCCGGACCTCCTCACTCTCGTTGGCCTCAATGTTGGAGTAATGTGTGCGTGGGGGCTGCAAAGGGAGGAGAGCTCAGAGCAGGGGGAGGGGAACCCTGCCAGGACGGCTCCCCACACCCAGGGACCCTGGATGGGGAAGTCAGAGTGGGCTGGGCAGCTtgatgagaaaaagaatgagGGGTGGCAGTGAATGGGGTGCGCGTATGTGGGGCTAACACCCATGGCGAAGCTGCGGACATGGCATGAGAGGAACCGGCAAAGAATTTCACAAGAAGGCGAGGAAGGTGGGGCTTCTCTACAGGAACAGGGATGGGACCTCGAAGAGGCCTTGGCAGGAGAAGGGGGTCTGGTTGCAGAGGGGGCTTACCGGGGGCTCTGGGTTGTACTGCGCAGCCGCCTCGCTGCGAAGAGATAAGGGGGAGGGGTTAGTGCCGGGGGCGGGGCCTCCAACGGGCAGCACTACAGAACCATCAGCCCCAACGCTCCAGACCTCAGCCGCTATCTTCCTTACTTGGTTGCTGTGCCCTTCATCTGTTCTTGTCCTCAACTGTCCCAATCCACACTGCCCTGGTCGTgcccctcttctcccttcctcaggCCAACCCCACCCTCGAGGAAACCCAGAGACCCGTCCCCTGGGAGGCTCCCCTCCTGCCAGGCACACCTACCTAGTGGCAGATTCCAGTTATCTTGGCCACCCTCAACCTAAAAATCCCACGCGAATCAAAAGACCCCACCCCTTGGAGGGCTCACTTCATAGAGGCTCTGCCCCAGCTTTCCAAGGCCTTATCCTCCTTAGGTGCCATCTGCCCAAGACCCTACTCCTTGGCCCCCTTCCTAAATGCCCGCCTTCCCAACATCCTACCCCAGCCATTGGTCCCCGCCCCTTCAAGGGATCACTGCTAAGTGGCCATGGCTAATTAAGCCAACCTGCCCTACCCCTACTGGGGCATTTTTCTCCATTAATCCAGCCAGTTCCCAGCAAGCCCAGCCCATTCTGGGCCATTTCCCCTATCCCATTAGGTCTTGCTTTCTCCTGGTCTCACCTCCTCATTAACCCACCTAAAACCTCTGACCACACTCGTAAGTCAAGCCCCGTCCGTAAAATGTCACTCAGACGCATTGGCTCCGCCCCTTTAACGTTCATCTCCAGGTTAGCCAATGCAGGCTGGGCCCAGACCCATAAGCTCCACCCCCCAAAACTCTACATCCGTCCCCTCAGGACCACATTGTCCTGGTCCCACACAATCAGACTACGCCCATGTCAAGTCCCGCCCCCAAGGACTGATATCTGCCTCACTGGGGCCCACCCCCTTATAGCAGGACTCTCAAACCAGGCTTCCCCGGCCTAATTCAGGTACCCAGGTTAGCCTCCAGGTTAATCCTATTCTATTATTGTTAGACCACTCCCCTCCCAGACCACGCCTCTCTGAGGCTCCTCCCATTACCATtcccaggccccgcccctccgATAGTCCCCGCCTTACCTGATGGCGCTGATGACTCCGCCTAGGATGCGCATGGCAGTTCCACCGCCTCCGGCTCCAccaccaccgccgccgccgccgccgccgcccccggccCCGCTGATCAGGCCTCCGAGTACATTCCCCAGGCCCCCACCCAGGCCCCCGCctcccccgccgccgccgccgcccttCAAGAACGAGTTAACCAGGAACATGGCTGCGACTCACTGCTGGGGGGAAAAAAGGGGACCAGTGGGTGCTTCGTCCCTGAGCCCACACTCTCCCCTCAAACACGCATTTCCGGCAGCTGGACGTGGAGGAGGCCTCCGGGTGGGGGTCTGAGTTTGCGAGGGCAGGTTGTCCTCGGATGGGTGGGGCAGGTACAGGGATCAGGTTTGCAACCTCCTCTGGTCTAAAAGGCACCCGTGGGGCTTGAGGGAGCCTGGACTGGGTGCACGCGTTAAGGGGAGGGTGCAGGTCTGGTGGGGGTTCTCTTGGTGGGGACCCCAAGTTGGCGTAAGGTGTGCCCGACGTGTCTGGGCGCTAGAATGTGAGATCCAGAGCCCAGCCTGAACGTAGAGGTCCTTGGCGGGTCATGCGCGCGGAGCAAACATCCACGGCCTAAAGGGCCCCAGGGCGGGGTTTAAGAAATCCCAAATGTGGGCTTGAGAATTTAGGTATTCCCAGCGGCAGGATTCCAGTGTCACCTCTGGCTCTGTGGGCTCGGGGTCTAAGATCGTGGCTGTGAGCCCTGGGTTCCCCGACAATGGGGTTCCCCGCTGGAACTGGGGGCACAGATCTACGATCGCGGTTCAGGACACCCCAAGCAAGAATTCACAGGGTATCTCTGAAACCTATGGGCCTGTATTTTGGATCATGAGACAGAGGGTGGAGAAGGGTCCCCGGGACGGCATAAAAGGAGATCGAACAGGTCTGAGGGTTCGAATCTGAGACCATGGATCTGGGGGCTCCTGAGGCCAAGACTTCACGGTTTCGCCGGGTCTGGGGGCCGCCAAAGTCGGAGTTGCGGAGTGCGGAGGGGGTACGGGCCGGGCGCTTACCACCGCACACGTCCAGAGGTCTGGGAGTCCGTTCCGCTGCCGCTCCCGGGCCTCCCGCAGCGTCCGGCTCCGGAGGGCGGGGCCGGTGACTCAGGCCGCAACTCTCGGGTCGGACCCTGCACCGCGGTCCTGCTGTCGCCCGCGCGGTCCTAGAGCCGAAGCGGACATTGCTCATGCGCACCCACACAGCCCCGCTGGCCGGATCCAGGTCTGGGCCCCGCCCTACGCGTTTCCAGCGCCGGAGGTCTTAACCCCGCCCTGACTCGGTAGGCGGGGGTGTTCCCGACACCCCTCAGGTCTGGGTGGAGGCACCCGCGGAGGAGAACTTGGAGGGAACCCACCCCCGAGTGTCGTAGTGTGAATTTTCACCCTAGGGCCTGCCAATATCCTTCCAGGGTGGCGGTTTTCGGTCCGCTCACTAAGGGACTCCGCACGGGCCCTCTCCAGGTGTTGTCGCGACAAGCACCTCCTGGAGGCCTGGAGTATGGTTTGACTCACACGCTGGGGGACAATCGCCCTTGTCTGTGGCGAGTACTGAGGCTGGACTGCCTTTCCCAGTGCCTGCAGCAGCCCGGATGGCAGTCAAACCGCAGGCAGCGCCTGCGCCGCCTCCCAGGCGAACCTTACCACGCCCCCGCCCCAGTCAGGGGCCACCAGAATCATTCCTTCCTGGACTGGCCCAAA
This window encodes:
- the CAPNS1 gene encoding calpain small subunit 1 isoform X1, translated to MFLVNSFLKGGGGGGGGGGLGGGLGNVLGGLISGAGGGGGGGGGGGGAGGGGTAMRILGGVISAISEAAAQYNPEPPPPRTHYSNIEANESEEVRQFRRLFAQLAGDDMEVSATELMNILNKVVTRHPDLKTDGFGIDTCRSMVAVMDSDTTGKLGFEEFKYLWNNIKRWQAIYKQFDTDRSGTICSSELPGAFEAAGFHLNEHLYNMIIRRYSDESGNMDFDNFISCLVRLDAMFRAFKSLDKDGTGQIQVNIQEWLQLTMYS
- the CAPNS1 gene encoding calpain small subunit 1 isoform X2; this encodes MFLVNSFLKGGGGGGGGGGLGGGLGNVLGGLISGAGGGGGGGGGGGGAGGGGTAMRILGGVISAISEAAAQYNPEPPPPRTHYSNIEANESEEVRQFRRLFAQLAGDSDTTGKLGFEEFKYLWNNIKRWQAIYKQFDTDRSGTICSSELPGAFEAAGFHLNEHLYNMIIRRYSDESGNMDFDNFISCLVRLDAMFRAFKSLDKDGTGQIQVNIQEWLQLTMYS